In one Brienomyrus brachyistius isolate T26 chromosome 7, BBRACH_0.4, whole genome shotgun sequence genomic region, the following are encoded:
- the cd8a gene encoding T-cell surface glycoprotein CD8 alpha chain: MYQILISLLILFNCTCLAEVYKEGDDVKITCKMSPPGTIVFWFRVLQTGIEAIGSFNIEGEPKMSPNNSMFDYSSIRRHNTITLKGFQKNRDSGTYSCGKLNGNKLSFGELTVIKGLPESPPAVKPVTAQVTPGSTTQPCPCRTPSQTKSKSSEGCPMVIWVPLTAACSLIFLILILIICHCNRIRTRRCPHHYKRKPKNVTPARQAMGERYH, from the exons ATGTACCAAATACTCATTTCACTGTTGATCCTGTTTAACT GTACTTGCCTAGCAGAAGTGTACAAAGAAGGAGACGATGTGAAAATCACATGTAAAATGTCACCCCCGGGTACCATCGTGTTCTGGTTCCGAGTCCTGCAGACTGGTATTGAGGCCATAGGATCCTTTAACATTGAAGGGGAACCTAAAATGTCGCCCAATAATAGTATGTTTGACTACTCAAGTATCAGAAGACATAATACAATAACTTTGAAAGGTTTTCAGAAGAACCGTGACAGCGGCACTTATAGTTGTGGGAAACTGAACggcaacaaattgagttttGGGGAATTGACCGTCATTAAAGGTTTGCCTG AATCACCACCTGCTGTAAAGCCGGTTACAGCACAAGTCACTCCGGGCAGCACCACGCAACCCTGCCCGTGCCGGACTCCCTCCC AGACAAAGTCTAAGTCCAGTGAGGGCTGTCCAATGGTCATTTGGGTTCCATTAACTGCTGCTTGTAGCCTAATCttcctcatcctcatcctcatcaTATGCCACTGCAACC GAATTAGAACAAGACGATGCCCTCACCATTACAAGAGGAA GCCTAAGAACGTCACACCAGCCCGACAGGCCATGGGAGAGAGATACCACTGA